GTCTGCAAGAGGAATTATACTATATCCAAACTCTAATTCTATTGGATCCACTTTTAACAGAGACATAACATTTTCAGGTTTCTTCATTTCATCAGCCTTTTCTTTTTGCTCTACTTGTTGCATTTCTGTCTCTGCTATTTTTATGTTTTTATTTAAAGTGATCCCCATATATATCATCAGTGCAGCAATAATATAGATGGGGATATGGGGTAATCCTTTTATACTGCCTATAATAAACAACAATGCCCCCGATATTATCAGCACCAAAGGCTGAGACATCATTTGTTTTATTACATCTTGACTCATGTTGGAATCAGAAGCTGCTCTGGTTACGATAATACCAGTTGCTGTTGAAATTAATAGTGCAGGCAGCTGGCTCACCAATCCATCACCTACTGTCAAGCGTGTATACTTGTCGAATATCTCTGCAATAGTCAGCCCGTCTCCAGACATGCTTCCTATGATCGCACCGCCTATGATATTGATCAAAGTAATTATTATTCCAACTACAGCATCCCCTTTGACAAATTTGCTGGCACCATCCATGGAACCATAGAAATCCGCCTCTCTTTGTATGTCCTTTCTGCGTTTTTTAGCTTCTATATCGTCTATCAAGCCTGCATTTAAGTCTGCATCTATAGCCATTTGCTTTCCAGGCATCGCATCTAATGTAAACCTAGCCGCTACTTCGGCTACACGTTCAGCCCCTTTTGTTATAACTATAAATTGTACTATTATAATTATCAGAAAGATTACAAAGCCAACTATTATATTATCCCCGATAACAAAACTCCCAAAAGTCTCTATTACACCCCCGGCAAAACCATCTCTCAATATGAGTCTTGTTGAAGAAATATTTAAAGCAAGTCTAAACAAAGTGGTAATAAGTAGTAGCGAAGGAAAAACAGAAAATTCCAACGGTTCTTTAATGTATAATGTGAGTAATAATATCATCAATGCAATGGACATATTAAAGGTTATCAATATATCCATAATGACAGAATTAAGTGGAATGATTATTAATAATATGATAAATACAATTACGACAGAAATTATTATATCGCCAAACTTCATAATTTAACACCTCAAAATCCTACAACTTACCATTTTTTAAACCATATATATATGCAAGAATTTCAGCTACAGCTTTGTACAATTCAGGAGGAATTTCACTCCCTATCTCTACGGTATTATATAACTCTCTAGCAAGCATTTTGTTTTCAATTATTGATACATTATTACTCTTTGCAACTTCTTTTATCTTTCTCGCAATATTATCTTTACCTTTTGCTACCACTACCGGAGCAGTGTAAGACTCCGGATCATATTTTAGTGCAACAGCATAGTGAGTAGGGTTTGTTATTATCACATCAGCCTTGGGAATCTCCTGCATCATTCTTTTCAACCCTATTTCCCTCTGTCTTTCTCTTATCTTTGACTTTATATACGGATCCCCTTCTGTTTGTTTTAGTTCTTGTTTTACTTCATACTTT
The nucleotide sequence above comes from Clostridia bacterium. Encoded proteins:
- the flhA gene encoding flagellar biosynthesis protein FlhA, with translation MKFGDIIISVVIVFIILLIIIPLNSVIMDILITFNMSIALMILLLTLYIKEPLEFSVFPSLLLITTLFRLALNISSTRLILRDGFAGGVIETFGSFVIGDNIIVGFVIFLIIIIVQFIVITKGAERVAEVAARFTLDAMPGKQMAIDADLNAGLIDDIEAKKRRKDIQREADFYGSMDGASKFVKGDAVVGIIITLINIIGGAIIGSMSGDGLTIAEIFDKYTRLTVGDGLVSQLPALLISTATGIIVTRAASDSNMSQDVIKQMMSQPLVLIISGALLFIIGSIKGLPHIPIYIIAALMIYMGITLNKNIKIAETEMQQVEQKEKADEMKKPENVMSLLKVDPIELEFGYSIIPLADSRQGGDLLDRVVMIRRQCAVDMGLIVPVIRLRDNIQLDPNEYLIKIKGIEVARGEVMIDRYLAMSPGNLEEINGIDTIEPAFNLPAKWIEEKDREKAEILGYTVVDPPSVISTHLTEILKRHAHELIGRQEVSNLIDNVRETHPSLVEELVPKLLSLGEIQKVLANLLREKVPIRDIVTILETLADYAPITKDVDMLTEYVRQSLSRYITKNFIDSKTAEVITLNPAIEQQIMDNIKQTEHGSYLSMDPEITQKIIDNLAEQIERLNTLSGIPIILTSPIVRIYFKKIIEQVYPELTVLSYNEIEPGIEIKAVGMVNI